The following proteins come from a genomic window of Lolium rigidum isolate FL_2022 chromosome 5, APGP_CSIRO_Lrig_0.1, whole genome shotgun sequence:
- the LOC124657418 gene encoding transcription factor HEC2-like, which produces MDFDLLMSSSPEAQLALMNTMLQLEQALNDQSFTPDASPPISPVQTPSQSLSPPPHVSTTCAAADAANGYFYHQDYLHSPPAAYGNSAGGHQEYVMSPGAVTTGGAPQGYSSSSDAMREMIFHIAALQPVEVDDSEAAPRPAKRRNVRTSKDPQSVAARLRRERISERIRVLQRLVPGGTKMDTASMLDEAIHYVKFLKSQVQSLELAAAATAAHRAAAFGAGAYHSAPMQHAPW; this is translated from the coding sequence ATGGACTTTGACTTGCTGATGAGCTCCAGCCCGGAGGCGCAGCTGGCGCTGATGAACACGATGCTGCAGCTGGAGCAGGCGCTGAATGACCAGTCCTTCACGCCGGACGCTTCCCCGCCGATCTCTCCCGTGCAGACTCCCTCCCAGagcctctcgccgccgccgcacgtgTCGACGACCTGCGCTGCCGCCGACGCGGCAAACGGCTACTTTTACCACCAGGATTACCTGCACTCCCCTCCCGCCGCGTACGGCAACAGCGCTGGTGGGCACCAGGAGTACGTCATGTCTCCTGGCGCCGTCACCACCGGCGGCGCGCCGCAGgggtactcgtcatcgtcggacgCGATGCGGGAGATGATCTTCCACATCGCGGCGCTGCAGCCGGTGGAGGTCGACGACTCGGAGGCGGCGCCGCGCCCGGCGAAGCGTCGCAACGTGCGGACCTCCAAGGACCCGCAGAGCGTGGCGGCGCGGCTGCGGCGGGAGCGCATCAGCGAGCGCATCCGCGTCCTGCAGCGCCTCGTCCCGGGCGGCACCAAGATGGACACCGCCTCCATGCTCGACGAGGCCATCCACTACGTCAAGTTCCTCAAGTCTCAGGTGCAGTCGCTCGAGCTcgccgcggccgccaccgccgcccaccgcgccgccgcgttCGGCGCCGGCGCCTACCACTCCGCCCCGATGCAGCACGCGCCGTGGTAG